CTCATCATCGCTTTTTTGGGCGCATTCCACGGACGTACCTACGGCGCAATGTCTCTAACTGGTTCCAAAACTGTACAACGTGCTAATTTCGGGCCGTTAGTTCCCGGAGTAACTCACATCCCCTACGGTACTCACGCCAGCCTAGATTACTTAGACAATAATTTATTCAATACAGTTATACCGCCTCATGAAGTAGCAGCTGTTGTTGTGGAACCCATTCAAGGCGAAGGCGGTTACATCGTCCCAGAAGACGGATTTTTGCAGAGAATACGTAATATCTGCGATCGCTACGGCATATTAATGGTAGTTGATGAAGTGCAATCAGGTATGGGACGCACCGGACGCTTATTCGCCATTGAACATTGGGGTGTTACGCCTGATATTATTACCACAGCCAAAGGTATCGCTAGTGGTATGCCTTTAGGAGCAATTTTATCTCGCCCTGAACTAATGACTTGGCCTCCAGGTTCCCACGCCACTACATTCGGTGGGAACCCTGTAGCCTGCGCGGCGGGAATTGCTACCTTAGAACTGCTAGAAAGTGGCTTGATGGATAACGCCACGCAAATGGGTGAATTATTACAAGCTGGGTTAACTCAACTGCACCAAAAATTTAAGAGAATGTCCTTACCTAGAGGTAAAGGATTGATGGTAGCCGTAGATTTATTCGATGAAGACGGTCATTTTGATCCTAAAGAGCGCGATCGCATTATTCAAGAAGCCTTTCACCGAGGTTTGCTATTACTAGGTTGTGGTAAAGCTGCTATTCGTTTCTGTCCTCCGTTAGTTATCAACAGTGAGCAAATTCAAACCGCACTCGATATTCTTGCAGAGATTATTTGATTAATGGAGATGAGGGAGAAAGGGAAAAATGAAATTCTTTACCCTTCCTGTGGACTAATGACTAATGACTAATGACTAATGACTAATGACTAATAACAATGAACAAAATCGCACTTAATCTTTTTTCATTACTCTGGCAAGAATACAGCGCCAGGGTTACTTACGCCCGGACTTATCAACAAATGATTACGGCGGCGGGTGGGACTGTGGCTAATGACCATATTGCATTGCGATCGCTCCGTTTATCAGTTGAGCGCCCACAAGGTAAAGTAAATCTGGGAATTGACTATCTATCTCAAATAGCAGAGGCTTTAGGTTATGTCCCGGCTGGAGAATATCATTTTCCCCAAACTCATCTTTACGCCCGTCACTATCGCCATCCCCAACAAGCAGAGTTTGATTTACCTAAGTTATTTATCAGCGAGTTAATTGTAGATGAATTGCCAGAACATATTGTTGAATTAATCTCTCAGACAGTATCAAAAATTCCTAGAGAATTTACTTCTACAATTACTGAATTTTCTCCACAAGAAAGTGATGAAATTATCACCCAAAAGTTGCAAAAAGTTTTCACTCGCCCTTGGTTAACTCCTCAACGTTCTGTTGTGGAAGAAGTTAATCAAGCTAATCAATATGGTGCTTGGGTGTTGTTACATGGCTATGCTGTCAATCATTTTACAGGTTATGTTAATCGCCATCAAACTCCAAAATACGCCAATATAGACGATACTGCTCGTGGTTTAGCTAGTTTAGGCGTACCTATGAAAGCAGAAATTGAAGGTGATATTGCTTGTGGTTTACGTCAGACAGCAACACAAGCCGTTAAAGAAATGGTAACAGTTATAGATGATGTCACTGGTCAGGAAATACAAATTCCTTGGACTTACGCCTATTATGAAATTGCTCAACGTTATCCTGTAGAAATAGCGCCAGGAAAGCAAGAACTATTTGATGCTTTTTTGGGAAATAATGCTCAACAATTGTTTGAAATGACTCGTTTATCTAAATAATATTAATTTCAGATAATTATTGAGAATATGGTTTATTTGGTCATGGGTAATAGGTAATGGGTAATTGATAATGTTTAAAAATAATTACCTATTATTTACTTTTTGATTTTGTATAACAGATAACAAAAAAATAAGATTTGAAGTGTGGCGGATTTTTCATCTTACATACTCAAGTACTGATGATTAAGTAGGTGGACACAATTATTTATAAGACGCATTTCGACTACGCTCAATGCTCGTTAACCTTATTAGAAGCAGGTTGAGTTTCGACTACACGGTAATCGAGCGTAGTCGAGATTCAACTCCCGCGCAGTCTAAACCCGGCGCTATCAAGTTAAGTTTAATTTAGTCCTTCTACTTACAACAGATTATGAAATTGAGAAAATATACAAGCAGAATATAGTATAATCATCGCCATCACTTATACTACAAAGCCTGACCTATTAAACTATGTGATTGAAAGTATACAATTATTTAACAAAGCTTAAAGTTGCTTTATTATATTATTTACCAAGGTGTGAGTTGAGTTTGGGAATTAATCACAATGGCTACTGCTACATCTACTGTATCTGAACGCGAATGCCAGGCTACCTGGACACAGCACTTAAATAAGTCCTTCTACCAAGATGATCAGCAAGCTAAGTTGATGAACTTGCAAGCAGAGGTGGACTCTTTGTTGGAACAGTTACAAAATTTAAAAGAACAACGTTTAGCAGCTACTAATCAAGAAGTATAAAACTTTATGGGGCGATCGCTCTAGTGGTTTTATTCAGGAATTGCCTAATTAACACACAGTTCCTCAATGCAAACACTCAATCTTTATATTAAATTCTAGCGATCGCACCTAGAACTTTATAAAGATTGTGTAAAGACATAATAAACAAGTTTAACATCATCTAACAAAACTAATACATGGGGGTGGAGATCATTCTTCACCCCCATAATTTTGGGAATGGGGAGATGAGGGAGATGAGGGAGAGGGGGGAGAATAACTAATGGACTATGGACTATGGACTATAGACTATGGACTATGGACTAAGAACTAAGTTGCTTTGTTAGACTTTGAATGTAATCAAGGTCAACTTGAGAAGTTGGCTTTTTTTCCTGTAACCAAGAGTTGGCTTTCTCTTCGCCCTGCTGGACTGTTAAAATTAATGCTCCCCAAGCTTGCACGGCTTGTCTATTCGGTTCAACCTCTAATGCTGTTTCTACTCTGCGCCACAAGCGACCTTGGTCTTGTTTTAACAAGATGGCTATTTCTTGTGCATTCTCTGGGGATGCGGTAAATACTTGCAAAGCTTTTTCCCAGCGACCATCTATTAAGTCTGCAAGTACTTGTTCACTAGGACTCGCCCAGGTTTTATCAGCTTGACTTTTTGTCACTTCAGAATGGAGACGGATCAAATCTAATTGTGCTTGGGCAATGGCTGGTAAACTATTTTTGCGCTGTTGCTTTACAGTGGTTAAAGACTCGAAAGCAGTAGACCAGAGTCTACTGCGGCTACTTAATAGAGCATTTTTGTAACGAGAATCTTTTAAAACTGGATTTTGTAAAGAAATTTCTTCAAGTTCGATGGGGTTCAGGTACAAGTTCACAGATTTGACTTGGTAAACTTTGAATCTTGGTTCTAAGCCTATTGTCTGATCAATAATTAATTCTTTGGTTTTATTACCCGTTACTTGTTCCCACTTGGGTATGTGTCCACTCGGACTTGTCCAAGACACCATAGGTATTAAGTTACTACGTTCTGGATTGTAGTAGACTATTTGACCGTAGCTGATTGCGTGATTATCTTGTTTTTGCTGCCCTTGTAAATTTAACCATACTCCTGAAGCTGGCGTTTTGTCTTCAAAGCGATTAACTTCATTTAAAGGTAGAGGGTTACTGACATCTTGGTGTTCTGATGGTGTATCACTCAGGGGTGCGATCGCAAATGATTCTTCTGGGCCTGTGATTGCTAAAGTATTTGCTAGACGATAAAATTTTTCTGGTTGTGCTTGGTAGTTTAAGTTTTCTAACTGATAAACTCTCAGTTCTACTATTTCTTTACAGTTAGATACACAATCAGCGCGCTGACGCATGACTGGTAAGAGTAATGATTTTTCATCCTCATCTAGAGGAATGGTTGCACCTGGGATTTCCTGTTTCTGACTGATACTAGCTTGAATTTGGGCAAGGGTTTGGGGGTTCTCGCTGTTGTCAAAGGGGATTTTGGCCCATTCTGGGAGGACACTATTTAGCCAAACTACTTGTTCAGGATTAAATATCAACATAACCCCAATCCAAGTAGAAGTTAGAACTAAACCAACACTACTAAGTAAGATGGCGATCGCAATTATAGACGATAGCTTGTAAGTTTTTTTTACCTGATTTTTCTCAATCCCACCATCACCTTGCTTTTTTTCTATTCTTTTTCGCCTAATTCGGGTTTTCTTTGCTCCTACATCAGATTGATTTTGGCTATCAGATTTTGGCGTTAGCTTGCGCGAGCGATTTGCCATCTTAGTTCTCAGTTAATCTAACGAATGAATTTGTGCTTATTTTTTTCTTTTATACTCGCGCTTTGAGCTATTGCCTAGAACTAATGATGTTTATATTTCTACACATAATACTAATTCGTAATTTTATATTAAGTAAGTAGCATGACAGTAGCGTTAATTATGAAGACTAAACGCAGAGGTATGCAAAGAATGAATCTCTCCGCGTTCCTCCGCGCTAACCTCCGCGCCCCTCTGCGTTAAAAAAGGATATACACTATGACAAACTACTTAGATAACCTCCTGCCCTCCCTAGAAGGCATCGAAACCATCACCGAAGCCAACCAAGTAGCGAAATTATCGCAAGACTATCACACCTTTAGCCCAGTGCTAGTTCCTAAACTGGAGGGGAAAGTGGGTGATATTGTAGTCCGCCCTGCCAACGAAGAAGAAGTAATCAAAGTTGCCGCTATCTGTGCCGCCCAGCGTGTACCCATAACTGTACGGGGTGCAGGAACGGGCAACTATGGGCAATGTGTACCTCTACATGGCGGTGTAATTCTAGATACAACTAAGTTACAGGAAATTTTGTGGATAAAACCGGGTGTGGCTAGAGTAGAAGCTGGCTTAAAGTTGGCAGCCTTAGATAAAAAAGCGCGAGAAAGCGGTTGGGAAATGCGGATGGCTCCTTCAACATACCGTATAGCCACAATTGGCGGGTTTATTGCTGGGGGTAGTGGTGGGATTGGTTCAATACAATATGGTTTGTTAGGCGATCGCGGTAATCTCTTAGCATTGCGAGTTGTCACCTTAGAAGAAAAACCCCGTGTCATCGAACTACGTGGCGATGATGTACAAAAAGTTAATCACGCTTGGGGTATTAACGGTATTATTACAGAAGTAGAAATTCCCTTGGGGCCTGCTTATCCTTGGGCAGAAGTTATAGTCACGTTTGACGACTTCATTACAGCCGCCAAGTTTGGACAAAGCCTAGCTAGTGCTGATGGCATGATTAAAAAATTAGTCACCATCTTTGCATCACCCATTCCCCAATACTTCCAACCCCTACATTCATACATTCCCGCAGAAACTCACCCAGCATTTCTGATTCTTGCCGAACCTAGCCTTGAACTACTACCAGGGTTAGTCCAAAAATATGGCGGACACATCACCTATCAAAAATCAGCCCAAGAAGCAGGCAAAGGTTTAAATTTAGCAGAATTTACTTGGAATCACACCACCTTACATGCCAGGAATGTCGATACTTCCATCACATATTTGCAAAGTATGTTTCCTGCGGATCAAAGCTTGCAATTAGTAGCAGACTTATATCATTACTTTGGTGATGAGGTGATGATTCATTTAGAGTTCATTCGCGTTAATGGTGCAGTAGTACCTGCTGCATTACAACTTGTGCGCTACTCCACAGAAGAACGCCTCAATGAAATTATCCGTTATCATGAAGCCAAAGGAGTATTTATAGCTAATCCCCACACATATATTATTGAAGATGGCGGTAGAAAAGTTATCGATCCTGAGCAGTTAAAATTCAAAGAAATGGTAGACCCTTACGGGTTAATGAATCCTGGAAAAAGTAAAGTATTAGAATTTAGCAGGGGATAGGTGACAGGAGATAGGGGAGATGAGGAGAGAGGGAAGACAAAGTAGACAAGGGAGAAAGAAAGAGTTATTAATAACTGTTGACTAATGACTAGTAACTAATGACTGTTGACTGTTGACTGTTGACTGTTGACTATGGACTAATGACTGATGACTAATGACTGATGACTAATGACTAATGACCAATGACTAATGACTAATGACAATTGAAATTGACGGTTCCTACGGCGAGGGAGGAGGACAAGTTCTTCGTACATCCCTTAGTTTAGCCGCCATCACTGGTGAACCCATACGCATTACAGGAATACGCGCTGGTCGCAAAAAGCCGGGGTTAGCCGCGCAACACTTAACAGCAGTGCGCGCGGCGGCGGCAATTTGTCATGGACAATTGCAGGGTGATGCGTTGGGTTCTACGATGCTGGAATTTATTCCTGGTGGTGTGGTGCAGCCTGGAACCTATAGTTTTGATGTTACTGAAGCACAGCAAGGTGGTTCGGCTGGGGCTATTACCCTAGTTTTGCAGACAATTCTCTTACCTTTAGCCTTAGCTGAGGGTGATTCTGAAATTACCCTACGGGGTGGAACTCATGTCATCTTTAGCCCGACAATGACCTACATTGAGCAAGTGTATCTGCCAATGTTACGCCGCATGGGCATCGCCGCCCAAGTCAAATTAGGGGCTTGGGGATGGTATCCCAGAGGCGGAGGGGAAGTAAATTTGCAGGTGAAGGGAGGCTGCAAACTCACCGGAATTAACTTATTGGAGAGAGGAGAGTTAAAGCGGGTGCGAGGACTAGCAGTGGCGACAGAATTACCTGTCCATATTCCCCAACGCATGGCCAGCCGCGCCGAGAATTTACTACGTACAGCCGGGTTAAGAGTATATGTGCAAGCACTACGAGAGAAAGGTGTAGCCCCAGGTGCAGGGATTTTTTTAACTGCTGAGTATCGTAATAGTTTGACGGGATTTGGTGGCTTTGGACGTTTGCGCTTATCCTCGGAAAAGGTTGCAGAGATTGCTTGCGAACAACTCTTACAATTTCACCAAACTGGCGCACCAGTTGATGAACACTTAGCAGATCAATTATTATTACCTGCGGTTTTAGCTTCAGGGGAAAGTCATTATAAAGTGTCTGAAGTGAGTACACATTTAACAACTAATGCCGCAGTTATTGAAAAGTTTGGGTTAGGTAAGATTAGTGTTAATCAAGCAGAAAAGACTGTGTTAATTCGTAATTCGTAATTCGTAATTAAAAAAATAATTACTTACGATATGGTTTGTTTAGTTGCTAATTGGTTTTCTGACAAATTTCTGATCAGAGAAAATCTCTGATCAGACTTTGCGTAACAACAAATAGGTAATTGTTTTCTCCTATTACCTATTACCTATTACCTATTATCCATTACCATCCCCGTAATACGATTAATCGTTTTCGGTTCCCTAAACATTGACTGGTAGCCTGCTTTCTGTCGGCTGGTAATGACTGTTATTGTTAACAGTTTTAACTGTTGGCGGCACTTCTCTACCTGTAATCAATCTAGCGCCACGATTACGAGTAACATAATTCCATGCCCACTGAATCATGACTACTAACTTATTATTGAACTCGATTAAGAAGTAGATGTGAATTAATAGCCAGAACAACCAAGCAAAGAAGCCTGTCAACTTCATAAAACCTAAGTCTACAACGGCTGAGTTTTGCCCAATCATAGCTAGACTACCGTAATCGTTATACTTAAATGCAGGCAGAGTTTGACCTTGTAGGCGTTTCTGCACCAATTTGGCGACGTATTCGCCTTCTTGTTTGGCGACTGGTGCGACACCGGGAAGGGGTTTACCGTTTTGGTGAGAGAAGTTAGCTAAATCTCCCACAACGAAAATATTGTTATGTCCCTTAATACTCAAGTCTGCTTCTACGATAACTCGTCCGGCGCGATCGCATTCTACCCCAGTTTTCTCAGCTAAGACTTTGCCCATTGCCGATGCTTTGACACCTGCTGCCCATAATACAGTCTTTGAGCCAATTTCTGTCACATCATCGCCTTGTTTGATAGTAACGATGTCATTCTCAATATTCGTTACCATCGTTTTTGTCTGTACTTTCACACCCAACTGTTTCAAGGATGCTTCGGCTTCCTGTGATAATTCTGGCGCAAAGGGAGGGAGGACTCGATCTAAACCTTCGAGGAGGATGACTTGCGCTTCTGTGGTGTCAATGTTGCGGAAGTCTTCTTTGAGGGTTTTGTAAGCTAATTCAGCGATCGCACCTGCTAATTCTACCCCAGTAGGGCCGCCACCGACAATTACAAAAGTTAACCAAGCACGGCGCTTTTCGGGGTCTGTTTCCTTCTCGGCTGCTTCAAACGCCATAAAGATGCGGCGACGCATTTCAATTGCATCTTCTACAGTTTTCAACCCAGGCGCAAATTCTTCCCAGTTATCTTTACCAAAGTAGGAGTGCTTTGCACCTGTGGCTACAATTAAAGTATCGTAGGGTATTTTTTCATCACCTAGTACCACTTGTTGTGCTGTTGAGTCAATATCGCTGACTTCTCCCAGCAAAACTTTTGTATTCTTACTCTTACTCAATACTGCGCGTAGAGGTGAGGAAATATCAGATGGTGAAAGAGTACCTGTAGCAACTTGATAAAGTAGCGGCTGGAATAGGTGAAAGTTCCGTTTATCAATCAGAGTCACATCTACTTTAGCTTTAGCCAATGACTTTGCTGCATACAATCCACCAAAACCGCCGCCGATAATCACGACCTTGTGGGGTGAGTTGTTCTCAAGTGCTTCAACCATAAGAATTATTTCCTAGTGTTACGGGTACTGTAACTATTCTTAACAAATTTGTATCAAAAATGTCACAATTATTTCTGTTTATCTTGAACATATAAAAAATTGGTTAAAGTTATCGTAAATACAGATATTGAGTAATATAAGCTACATAGTTTTTTTAGTTGTGACAAAATTATCTTGTGGCAACCCTATAAACCACATATACGTAGTGATAAAGCCTGTTTAGCCATCGTTGTAAATTACTTTTTTTATATAGTTAAAGATAAGAATTAATGCTTTTCCTATAATTTATAAAGATTGATTCTTAAACGCGAAGGGGCGCAGAGGAGGATTCTCTGGGGCTGGGTATAAGGCATTTAGAAAATATTCGTGCTAACCTGTTGCTAAATTTTGATAAATTGATACACTTGTTCTTCATTAACTTAGTGAACTAGCACTGCATGGTGCATATCAAGCGCGTAGAACTTACTAATTTCAAATCCTTCGGCGGTACTACAGCAGTCCCATTATTGCCGGGGTTCACTGTCATATCTGGGCCTAATGGTTCGGGTAAGTCAAATATTTTGGATGCGCTGCTGTTTTGTTTGGGACTAGCTAGTTCTAAGGGGATGCGGGCTGATCGCTTGCCCGATTTGGTTAATAATACTCAAACGGCTAAAAGTCGTTCGGCGGTGGAAGCTAGTGTAACTGTGACGTTTGATTTATCTGATCTCATAGATGTTAATGATCAGTTATCAGTTGTCAATGGTAGTGAAGAATTACCCCAGCATGAAGCACCATCGGTAAATGGGAATGGACACAAGGCTACAGAATGGAGTGTGACGCGGAAACTGCGGGTGACGCATCAAGGTAGTTATACATCGAATTACTATATCAATGGGATTTCCGCGACGCAGACGGAACTGCATGAGGAGTTGGAGAGGCTGCGGATATATCCTGAAGGTTATAACGTGGTACTGCAAGGGGATGTCACCAGTATTATCTCCATGAAGGGGAAGGAACGCAGGGAAATTATTGATGAGTTGGCGGGAGTGGCGGCGTTTGATCGGAAGATTCATCAGGCTAAGGGAACGCTGGATGAGGTAAAGGAAAAGGAAGATAGTTGTCGGATTATTGAGACTGAGTTAACTTTACAACGCGATCGCCTCTCGCAAGACCGGGCGAAGGCGGAAAAGTATCAAAAGTTACGTACAGAATATATAGAAAAGCAATCTTGGGAAGCGGTTTTATCTTGGCGTTCTCTGCAAGCACAGCAAGAGAAGTTAGCCACCCAAATTCAAGCAGGCGATCGCAATTATGCGGAACTGACTACCCAGCTTACCAGCTTAAATACAGAAATTGCCGAGAAAACTGCCCAACTGGAACAACTCAACGCCCATGTGAAAGCGATGGGAGAGGAGGAACTGTTAGCAGTACAGTCTAACTTGGCGACGCAGGAAGCAGAACGGAAGCAGTTACAACGTCAGCAAAGCGAGTTAGAGGCGGCTTTTCAAGAAACGGCTAGGCGGTTGGCGCAAACTGGGGAAGATATCCAAAAGCATCAGCAGGGTTTAGGGGAAATTGCCCAAGCCCAGGATTTGGAGCGGCAATCTATTGTATATTGTCAGCAGCAACGGGATGAAACACAACAAGCTTTGGAAAAGTCCCGCGAAGCCGCCGCCGAAATCGCCTCAGCCTCGGAAGCATGGGTACAACAGCAAACGGCGTTGAACCGTCAAATTGAAACTGTGCTGCAAACCTTGGAACCGCAACGAACCCAACAAGCGCAGTTAAGGGAACGGAATAATCAGTTACAGCAGTTAATAGCAGAGCAAACGCAGTTAATCGCTAACCTAGAACCACAATTAACACAGAAGCAGGCTGATTGTACTGGGTTAGAAATACAATTTAATACCTCTAGCGAACCCATCCAAGAGTTAGCGCAAAATCTCGCCGCTACAGAACAGGAATTACAAATTCAGCAAGATACCCAAAAGCGACTGCTGCAAGAACAACGAGACAAGCAACGTCAACTAGATAAAATTGACGCGCAAGCACAAGCACAGCAAGAGGTACAAGGAACTCAAGCCAGTAAGGTAATTATCCAGTCAGGAATGCCTGGGGTGTGCG
Above is a genomic segment from Nostoc sp. MS1 containing:
- a CDS encoding NAD(P)/FAD-dependent oxidoreductase, giving the protein MVEALENNSPHKVVIIGGGFGGLYAAKSLAKAKVDVTLIDKRNFHLFQPLLYQVATGTLSPSDISSPLRAVLSKSKNTKVLLGEVSDIDSTAQQVVLGDEKIPYDTLIVATGAKHSYFGKDNWEEFAPGLKTVEDAIEMRRRIFMAFEAAEKETDPEKRRAWLTFVIVGGGPTGVELAGAIAELAYKTLKEDFRNIDTTEAQVILLEGLDRVLPPFAPELSQEAEASLKQLGVKVQTKTMVTNIENDIVTIKQGDDVTEIGSKTVLWAAGVKASAMGKVLAEKTGVECDRAGRVIVEADLSIKGHNNIFVVGDLANFSHQNGKPLPGVAPVAKQEGEYVAKLVQKRLQGQTLPAFKYNDYGSLAMIGQNSAVVDLGFMKLTGFFAWLFWLLIHIYFLIEFNNKLVVMIQWAWNYVTRNRGARLITGREVPPTVKTVNNNSHYQPTESRLPVNV
- a CDS encoding acetyl ornithine aminotransferase family protein, translated to MLSIPINQHLPLSPRLLTSLPGPKAKAIVERDRAVTSPSYTRDYPLVVARGEGCMVEDVDGNVFLDMTAGIAVTATGHAHPQVVRAIQEQSTKLLHMSGTDFYYEPMVELAENLASRAPFVHGAKVFFTNSGAESNEGAIKLARYYTKRSLIIAFLGAFHGRTYGAMSLTGSKTVQRANFGPLVPGVTHIPYGTHASLDYLDNNLFNTVIPPHEVAAVVVEPIQGEGGYIVPEDGFLQRIRNICDRYGILMVVDEVQSGMGRTGRLFAIEHWGVTPDIITTAKGIASGMPLGAILSRPELMTWPPGSHATTFGGNPVACAAGIATLELLESGLMDNATQMGELLQAGLTQLHQKFKRMSLPRGKGLMVAVDLFDEDGHFDPKERDRIIQEAFHRGLLLLGCGKAAIRFCPPLVINSEQIQTALDILAEII
- the rtcA gene encoding RNA 3'-terminal phosphate cyclase, coding for MTIEIDGSYGEGGGQVLRTSLSLAAITGEPIRITGIRAGRKKPGLAAQHLTAVRAAAAICHGQLQGDALGSTMLEFIPGGVVQPGTYSFDVTEAQQGGSAGAITLVLQTILLPLALAEGDSEITLRGGTHVIFSPTMTYIEQVYLPMLRRMGIAAQVKLGAWGWYPRGGGEVNLQVKGGCKLTGINLLERGELKRVRGLAVATELPVHIPQRMASRAENLLRTAGLRVYVQALREKGVAPGAGIFLTAEYRNSLTGFGGFGRLRLSSEKVAEIACEQLLQFHQTGAPVDEHLADQLLLPAVLASGESHYKVSEVSTHLTTNAAVIEKFGLGKISVNQAEKTVLIRNS
- a CDS encoding FAD-binding oxidoreductase, with the translated sequence MTNYLDNLLPSLEGIETITEANQVAKLSQDYHTFSPVLVPKLEGKVGDIVVRPANEEEVIKVAAICAAQRVPITVRGAGTGNYGQCVPLHGGVILDTTKLQEILWIKPGVARVEAGLKLAALDKKARESGWEMRMAPSTYRIATIGGFIAGGSGGIGSIQYGLLGDRGNLLALRVVTLEEKPRVIELRGDDVQKVNHAWGINGIITEVEIPLGPAYPWAEVIVTFDDFITAAKFGQSLASADGMIKKLVTIFASPIPQYFQPLHSYIPAETHPAFLILAEPSLELLPGLVQKYGGHITYQKSAQEAGKGLNLAEFTWNHTTLHARNVDTSITYLQSMFPADQSLQLVADLYHYFGDEVMIHLEFIRVNGAVVPAALQLVRYSTEERLNEIIRYHEAKGVFIANPHTYIIEDGGRKVIDPEQLKFKEMVDPYGLMNPGKSKVLEFSRG
- a CDS encoding DUF1338 domain-containing protein → MNKIALNLFSLLWQEYSARVTYARTYQQMITAAGGTVANDHIALRSLRLSVERPQGKVNLGIDYLSQIAEALGYVPAGEYHFPQTHLYARHYRHPQQAEFDLPKLFISELIVDELPEHIVELISQTVSKIPREFTSTITEFSPQESDEIITQKLQKVFTRPWLTPQRSVVEEVNQANQYGAWVLLHGYAVNHFTGYVNRHQTPKYANIDDTARGLASLGVPMKAEIEGDIACGLRQTATQAVKEMVTVIDDVTGQEIQIPWTYAYYEIAQRYPVEIAPGKQELFDAFLGNNAQQLFEMTRLSK